In Topomyia yanbarensis strain Yona2022 chromosome 2, ASM3024719v1, whole genome shotgun sequence, one DNA window encodes the following:
- the LOC131685437 gene encoding zinc finger protein 260-like isoform X3: MFKAETPIDDCDSDDTHDIEEVNECQIQFEAEDCKIFEESCIGTGSAELNEEVVDKEEPENKSYSCEVCNQKCRNKRSLKRHYRCVHENAAKFSCNICGKSYWTVSDVTRHKRVHTGEKPYKCNVCDKSYSCNQTLTEHISVHTGEKPFNCDICAKSFSTQRRQKQHMRTHTDEKIFKCDICTRSFSKIENQRQHMLTHTGEKPYKCDICDKSFRFPTSLIKHTRLHAGGLKCDICDKIFSFHHQLVEHLRTHTGEKPFKCDICGKEFAIRKGFLTHKRLHKDDRPYDCHLCKAAFIQPAGLKTHMLVHTGEKPHTCDICGKGFKLKNALNKHLRVHTGEKPFKCDICGKQYIVRRDLTIHRRIHNDDRPFKCKICESAYTRAVTLKAHMVIHTNERSHTCDICGRHFSRKNSLNLHMRIHTGKNLFHCDLCGKGFTVRANLLIHQRNHNNDRPYKCDICNSAFTSSTSLKQHMLVHTDERPFTCEICGKGFVRKYQLLSHMRVHAEGNIYKCNDCGKSSSHKRFNKTHKCSLTASTVCAVTTNKAYSCRICSKEYIRPEQLEEHMNTHDGITSDIGVSP, translated from the coding sequence ATGTTTAAGGCCGAAACTCCAATAGATGACTGTGATAGCGACGATACACATGACATCGAAGAAGTAAATGAATGCCAGATTCAATTTGAGGCCGAAGATTGCAAAATATTCGAAGAATCCTGTATAGGAACTGGAAGCGCCGAGTTAAACGAAGAAGTGGTTGATAAAGAAGAACCTGAAAACAAGTCATACTCGTGTGAAGTATGTAACCAAAAGTGTCGAAATAAGCGGAGTCTAAAAAGGCATTACCGATGCGTTCACGAAAACGCAGCCAAGTTTAGTTGTAACATATGTGGTAAGAGTTATTGGACCGTTAGCGACGTAACAAGACACAAACGAGTTCACACTGGTGAAAAGCCATACAAATGTAACGTCTGCGATAAATCTTATTCGTGCAACCAGACTCTTACAGAGCATATAAGCGTGCACACAGGTGAAAAACCATTTAACTGTGACATTTGCGCAAAAAGTTTCAGTACCCAGCGAAGACAGAAACAGCACATGCGAACACATAccgatgaaaaaatatttaaatgtgaCATCTGTACCAGAAGCTTTAGTAAAATTGAAAACCAGAGGCAGCATATGCTAACACATACTGGAGAAAAACCTTATAAATGTGACATATGCGACAAAAGTTTCCGCTTTCCCACCAGTCTAATTAAGCACACTCGACTTCATGCAGGTGGGCTGAAGTGTGACATTTGTGACAAGATATTTTCGTTTCATCATCAACTTGTCGAACATCTTCGTACCCATACCGGCGAAAAACCATTTAAATGCGACATTTGTGGCAAAGAATTTGCAATTCGAAAAGGTTTCCTGACTCATAAGCGGCTTCATAAAGACGACCGACCTTATGATTGCCATTTATGCAAGGCAGCGTTTATCCAGCCCGCAGGACTTAAAACTCACATGTTGGTTCACACTGGGGAAAAGCCGCATACTTGTGATATCTGTGGGAAAGGCTTTAAACTTAAAAACGCCCTGAACAAACATTTACGTGTACACACAGGCGAAAAACCGTTCAAATGTGATATCTGCGGTAAGCAGTATATTGTGCGAAGAGACTTAACTATTCATCGGCGGATCCACAACGACGACCGACCATTCAAGTGCAAAATATGCGAGTCGGCATACACCCGCGCCGTAACGCTTAAAGCCCACATGGTGATTCACACGAATGAGCGATCACATACTTGCGATATCTGTGGGAGACACTTCTCCAGAAAAAATTCTCTGAACCTTCATATGCGCATTCATACTGGCAAAAATTTATTCCACTGTGACCTCTGCGGTAAAGGATTTACCGTCAGAGCCAATTTATTGATTCATCAGCGAAACCATAACAACGATCGACCATATAAATGCGATATATGTAATTCAGCTTTTACCTCGTCTACCTCGCTCAAACAACACATGTTGGTCCACACAGATGAACGGCCATTTACGTGTGAAATATGTGGGAAAGGGTTCGTCAGAAAATATCAACTTCTAAGTCACATGCGTGTACATGCAGAAGGAAACATTTACAAATGTAATGATTGTGGCAAAAGCTCCAGTCATAAGCGTTTTAACAAGACGCACAAGTGTTCACTCACCGCGAGCACAGTCTGTGCCGTAACAACGAATAAGGCTTACTCCTGCCGCATATGTAGCAAAGAGTACATCAGGCCTGAACAACTTGAGGAGCACATGAATACGCATGACGGAATAACTTCGGATATTGGCGTTTCACCATAG
- the LOC131685437 gene encoding zinc finger protein 260-like isoform X2, whose translation MSHAENMFKAETPIDDCDSDDTHDIEEVNECQIQFEAEDCKIFEESCIGTGSAELNEEVVDKEEPENKSYSCEVCNQKCRNKRSLKRHYRCVHENAAKFSCNICGKSYWTVSDVTRHKRVHTGEKPYKCNVCDKSYSCNQTLTEHISVHTGEKPFNCDICAKSFSTQRRQKQHMRTHTDEKIFKCDICTRSFSKIENQRQHMLTHTGEKPYKCDICDKSFRFPTSLIKHTRLHAGGLKCDICDKIFSFHHQLVEHLRTHTGEKPFKCDICGKEFAIRKGFLTHKRLHKDDRPYDCHLCKAAFIQPAGLKTHMLVHTGEKPHTCDICGKGFKLKNALNKHLRVHTGEKPFKCDICGKQYIVRRDLTIHRRIHNDDRPFKCKICESAYTRAVTLKAHMVIHTNERSHTCDICGRHFSRKNSLNLHMRIHTGKNLFHCDLCGKGFTVRANLLIHQRNHNNDRPYKCDICNSAFTSSTSLKQHMLVHTDERPFTCEICGKGFVRKYQLLSHMRVHAEGNIYKCNDCGKSSSHKRFNKTHKCSLTASTVCAVTTNKAYSCRICSKEYIRPEQLEEHMNTHDGITSDIGVSP comes from the exons ATGTCCC ATGCTGAAAACATGTTTAAGGCCGAAACTCCAATAGATGACTGTGATAGCGACGATACACATGACATCGAAGAAGTAAATGAATGCCAGATTCAATTTGAGGCCGAAGATTGCAAAATATTCGAAGAATCCTGTATAGGAACTGGAAGCGCCGAGTTAAACGAAGAAGTGGTTGATAAAGAAGAACCTGAAAACAAGTCATACTCGTGTGAAGTATGTAACCAAAAGTGTCGAAATAAGCGGAGTCTAAAAAGGCATTACCGATGCGTTCACGAAAACGCAGCCAAGTTTAGTTGTAACATATGTGGTAAGAGTTATTGGACCGTTAGCGACGTAACAAGACACAAACGAGTTCACACTGGTGAAAAGCCATACAAATGTAACGTCTGCGATAAATCTTATTCGTGCAACCAGACTCTTACAGAGCATATAAGCGTGCACACAGGTGAAAAACCATTTAACTGTGACATTTGCGCAAAAAGTTTCAGTACCCAGCGAAGACAGAAACAGCACATGCGAACACATAccgatgaaaaaatatttaaatgtgaCATCTGTACCAGAAGCTTTAGTAAAATTGAAAACCAGAGGCAGCATATGCTAACACATACTGGAGAAAAACCTTATAAATGTGACATATGCGACAAAAGTTTCCGCTTTCCCACCAGTCTAATTAAGCACACTCGACTTCATGCAGGTGGGCTGAAGTGTGACATTTGTGACAAGATATTTTCGTTTCATCATCAACTTGTCGAACATCTTCGTACCCATACCGGCGAAAAACCATTTAAATGCGACATTTGTGGCAAAGAATTTGCAATTCGAAAAGGTTTCCTGACTCATAAGCGGCTTCATAAAGACGACCGACCTTATGATTGCCATTTATGCAAGGCAGCGTTTATCCAGCCCGCAGGACTTAAAACTCACATGTTGGTTCACACTGGGGAAAAGCCGCATACTTGTGATATCTGTGGGAAAGGCTTTAAACTTAAAAACGCCCTGAACAAACATTTACGTGTACACACAGGCGAAAAACCGTTCAAATGTGATATCTGCGGTAAGCAGTATATTGTGCGAAGAGACTTAACTATTCATCGGCGGATCCACAACGACGACCGACCATTCAAGTGCAAAATATGCGAGTCGGCATACACCCGCGCCGTAACGCTTAAAGCCCACATGGTGATTCACACGAATGAGCGATCACATACTTGCGATATCTGTGGGAGACACTTCTCCAGAAAAAATTCTCTGAACCTTCATATGCGCATTCATACTGGCAAAAATTTATTCCACTGTGACCTCTGCGGTAAAGGATTTACCGTCAGAGCCAATTTATTGATTCATCAGCGAAACCATAACAACGATCGACCATATAAATGCGATATATGTAATTCAGCTTTTACCTCGTCTACCTCGCTCAAACAACACATGTTGGTCCACACAGATGAACGGCCATTTACGTGTGAAATATGTGGGAAAGGGTTCGTCAGAAAATATCAACTTCTAAGTCACATGCGTGTACATGCAGAAGGAAACATTTACAAATGTAATGATTGTGGCAAAAGCTCCAGTCATAAGCGTTTTAACAAGACGCACAAGTGTTCACTCACCGCGAGCACAGTCTGTGCCGTAACAACGAATAAGGCTTACTCCTGCCGCATATGTAGCAAAGAGTACATCAGGCCTGAACAACTTGAGGAGCACATGAATACGCATGACGGAATAACTTCGGATATTGGCGTTTCACCATAG
- the LOC131685437 gene encoding zinc finger protein 260-like isoform X1, whose translation MFAFRLRLFRITELDQCTGLTLVHYTTYAENMFKAETPIDDCDSDDTHDIEEVNECQIQFEAEDCKIFEESCIGTGSAELNEEVVDKEEPENKSYSCEVCNQKCRNKRSLKRHYRCVHENAAKFSCNICGKSYWTVSDVTRHKRVHTGEKPYKCNVCDKSYSCNQTLTEHISVHTGEKPFNCDICAKSFSTQRRQKQHMRTHTDEKIFKCDICTRSFSKIENQRQHMLTHTGEKPYKCDICDKSFRFPTSLIKHTRLHAGGLKCDICDKIFSFHHQLVEHLRTHTGEKPFKCDICGKEFAIRKGFLTHKRLHKDDRPYDCHLCKAAFIQPAGLKTHMLVHTGEKPHTCDICGKGFKLKNALNKHLRVHTGEKPFKCDICGKQYIVRRDLTIHRRIHNDDRPFKCKICESAYTRAVTLKAHMVIHTNERSHTCDICGRHFSRKNSLNLHMRIHTGKNLFHCDLCGKGFTVRANLLIHQRNHNNDRPYKCDICNSAFTSSTSLKQHMLVHTDERPFTCEICGKGFVRKYQLLSHMRVHAEGNIYKCNDCGKSSSHKRFNKTHKCSLTASTVCAVTTNKAYSCRICSKEYIRPEQLEEHMNTHDGITSDIGVSP comes from the exons AtgtttgcgtttcggcttcgtctATTCAGAATCACGGAACTTGATCAGTGCACCGGGCTGACGCTAGTCCACTACACTACTT ATGCTGAAAACATGTTTAAGGCCGAAACTCCAATAGATGACTGTGATAGCGACGATACACATGACATCGAAGAAGTAAATGAATGCCAGATTCAATTTGAGGCCGAAGATTGCAAAATATTCGAAGAATCCTGTATAGGAACTGGAAGCGCCGAGTTAAACGAAGAAGTGGTTGATAAAGAAGAACCTGAAAACAAGTCATACTCGTGTGAAGTATGTAACCAAAAGTGTCGAAATAAGCGGAGTCTAAAAAGGCATTACCGATGCGTTCACGAAAACGCAGCCAAGTTTAGTTGTAACATATGTGGTAAGAGTTATTGGACCGTTAGCGACGTAACAAGACACAAACGAGTTCACACTGGTGAAAAGCCATACAAATGTAACGTCTGCGATAAATCTTATTCGTGCAACCAGACTCTTACAGAGCATATAAGCGTGCACACAGGTGAAAAACCATTTAACTGTGACATTTGCGCAAAAAGTTTCAGTACCCAGCGAAGACAGAAACAGCACATGCGAACACATAccgatgaaaaaatatttaaatgtgaCATCTGTACCAGAAGCTTTAGTAAAATTGAAAACCAGAGGCAGCATATGCTAACACATACTGGAGAAAAACCTTATAAATGTGACATATGCGACAAAAGTTTCCGCTTTCCCACCAGTCTAATTAAGCACACTCGACTTCATGCAGGTGGGCTGAAGTGTGACATTTGTGACAAGATATTTTCGTTTCATCATCAACTTGTCGAACATCTTCGTACCCATACCGGCGAAAAACCATTTAAATGCGACATTTGTGGCAAAGAATTTGCAATTCGAAAAGGTTTCCTGACTCATAAGCGGCTTCATAAAGACGACCGACCTTATGATTGCCATTTATGCAAGGCAGCGTTTATCCAGCCCGCAGGACTTAAAACTCACATGTTGGTTCACACTGGGGAAAAGCCGCATACTTGTGATATCTGTGGGAAAGGCTTTAAACTTAAAAACGCCCTGAACAAACATTTACGTGTACACACAGGCGAAAAACCGTTCAAATGTGATATCTGCGGTAAGCAGTATATTGTGCGAAGAGACTTAACTATTCATCGGCGGATCCACAACGACGACCGACCATTCAAGTGCAAAATATGCGAGTCGGCATACACCCGCGCCGTAACGCTTAAAGCCCACATGGTGATTCACACGAATGAGCGATCACATACTTGCGATATCTGTGGGAGACACTTCTCCAGAAAAAATTCTCTGAACCTTCATATGCGCATTCATACTGGCAAAAATTTATTCCACTGTGACCTCTGCGGTAAAGGATTTACCGTCAGAGCCAATTTATTGATTCATCAGCGAAACCATAACAACGATCGACCATATAAATGCGATATATGTAATTCAGCTTTTACCTCGTCTACCTCGCTCAAACAACACATGTTGGTCCACACAGATGAACGGCCATTTACGTGTGAAATATGTGGGAAAGGGTTCGTCAGAAAATATCAACTTCTAAGTCACATGCGTGTACATGCAGAAGGAAACATTTACAAATGTAATGATTGTGGCAAAAGCTCCAGTCATAAGCGTTTTAACAAGACGCACAAGTGTTCACTCACCGCGAGCACAGTCTGTGCCGTAACAACGAATAAGGCTTACTCCTGCCGCATATGTAGCAAAGAGTACATCAGGCCTGAACAACTTGAGGAGCACATGAATACGCATGACGGAATAACTTCGGATATTGGCGTTTCACCATAG